From Plasmodium brasilianum strain Bolivian I chromosome 3, whole genome shotgun sequence, the proteins below share one genomic window:
- a CDS encoding hypothetical protein (conserved Plasmodium protein), with protein sequence MRKSKKLNSLVKSVQFFVKKCREQNQKLLTMSSLDETNDAYASESFADAKIYFDKSCKAHSVANSSKGSSDSKYGMYRKCANTRSNKLRRAHTQGSFHNLCDYQDNEDGKKFTGVKKGGEEMGIKMGGEISQNIGNKMGDEIGDETEAIGITDQIAKMTGVEASKEDKSKDTKMDNIKTDDIKNEMIAYDLHLLNLYKKLESSSKNSKLIKKNKIKKTKTLRTCNSEVLRIKNELYLRRNNHNKEKTKIKKNELTQNISLDSQKLKSKSSFLTPSENFSKYHNIDYSKKKTLDGLYFFQEGLSNRLNKKSNTSSYDIGCMYMNNYASAKSSKELTKKKKSNDIILLKNSSTKSFRRFKFLNDNKKNIEYYKNMIENLEGAVGSTSSRYKKKNNTSSIDSIIKIINCLLHDYVPKLIDRYEYYMNTLDDRNKLLKQKMKESLDFGDIQYEEIRELKAQLIQKNHENKKLNETIDILKDKMLYINELELKNAEYLDEIMLMKSRVTYLEKILEENDQSKESQELRKMRRNLRKIYKNMKKEMKYITTLKSKYVNKYKKRKFYINKWIHLREKMEDREIPTYEDAEEDAELLIMDTLRSGSKCASREKVDDEGGENKGRLQVSTAEQEELADGVKTLEKCANECAEKYADKCVGTSEIYTVLEMDDQENSELLFLKEQKVSNYKRKKVTTKDKKINTILSNYTFVELMKKEERSNRKAYHNICTLIPKESYPYYHYFYSNVLLQHKSNRSNRRNRHFPIRCDEGCKYIAPEKAVIENETYLSLCRKLKECFYEQYFYKCDGETSGDGCCGRHCSYDNVVDDNGYFNHDGNTLSTYNKFFQSNKMCDILPDQARKTHYWKYMNKEDGSFCMVEHKNGDSKRDNEKYNNRYSNMYNNGDNNADTRKNKYRKLPFDCCYKVDRILSGKINCSLWGSETICGDGKDSTSCKKENGARKKSNISNNSSLINKKSRTSKRNNLFSNRDTPKCNCNRSCSRNCRCKYKYYYRVCPEAGAHEHNNNKIENDNSNSILAGILSGNRNKHTYHNSMTIGNKNDRECDGKNGTEVSTHKSYYCYYKKMDANCVNNRNDNNNRTTNVDTAARENKTSANIICDEHKSSVSKKNILMKEGGEKDIFLTSACNNERVNNFKKFLTLCSFHFVKNKSTKNLNNIFDHPEGERVQLNNVTYNKDAQTQLKNKHGEDHPNNNNIIRSNNTRNNYNVCQVNNYYNCYNVHPSYSVHNANDNYNVHNNLIIPDSYLGNRDNTGYEHFHNLNTSIADKAIKKKIKVNSELIIRGNYPNENIITDEWSKHISHMRAPYIQSKEPFYKGCNEYTTSDALCPYIKTLRYHNSFNQYLDIDTQKFDAINRYLRDHFLYTQDV encoded by the exons atgagaaaatcCAAGAAGTTAAATAGCCTAGTTAAGAGTgtacaattttttgtaaagaAATGCAGAGAACAAAATCAGAAGTTGCTCACTATGAGCAGTTTGGATGAAACCAATGATGCATATGCTTCAGAAAGTTTTGCAGATGCTAAgatatattttgataaaagCTGTAAAGCACACTCAGTTGCAAATAGCTCCAAAGGTTCCAGTGATTCAAAATATGGTATGTACAGAAAGTGTGCTAACACACGTAGCAATAAGTTAAGGAGAGCGCACACACAAGGAagttttcataatttatgtGATTATCAGGACAACGAGGATGGTAAAAAGTTCACTGGAGTGAAGAAAGGAGGGGAAGAAATGGGCATCAAAATGGGGGGCGAAATAAGCCAAAACATAGGAAACAAAATGGGCGACGAAATAGGCGACGAAACAGAAGCCATAGGAATCACCGACCAAATAGCTAAAATGACGGGTGTAGAAGCTTCCAAAGAAGATAAATCAAAGGACACAAAAATGGATAACATAAAAACGGATGACATTAAAAACGAGATGATTGCTTACGATTTACATTTACTgaatttatacaaaaaattagagAGCAGTTCaaaaaatagcaaattaattaaaaagaataaaataaaaaaaacaaaaactttGAGAACATGCAATTCAGAAGTGTTAAGGATAAAGAATGAACTTTATTTAAGAAGGAATAACcataataaggaaaaaacaaaaataa agaaaaatgaattaacGCAAAACATTTCACTAGACAGTCAAAAGTTAAAGTCCAAAAGCTCCTTTTTAACACCTAGTgaaaatttttctaaatatcataatatagattattcaaaaaaaaaaacattagatggactttattttttccaagaGGGATTATCAAAtagattaaataaaaaaagcaataCATCCTCCTATGACATTGGATGCatgtatatgaataattatgCTAGTGCCAAAAGTTCTAAAGaattaacgaaaaaaaaaaaatcaaatgatattatattattaaaaaatagctCTACTAAAAGTTTTCGtagatttaaatttttaaatgataataaaaagaacatagaatattataaaaatatgattgaAAATTTAGAGGGAGCTGTTGGTAGTACTAGTAGTAggtataaaaagaaaaacaacaCTAGTTCTATAGatagtattattaaaataataaattgtttGCTTCATGATTATGTGCCTAAATTAATTGATAGATATGAATATTACATGAACACATTAGATgatagaaataaattattaaaacaaaaaatgaaagaatcTTTAGACTTTGGGGACATTCAATATGAAGAAATACGTGAACTCAAAGCTcaattaattcaaaaaaatcatgaaaataaaaaattaaatgaaacaaTTGATAtcttaaaagataaaatgttatacataaatgaattggaattaaaaaatgcagAATATTTAGATGAAATTATGCTTATGAAAAGTAGAGTAAcctatttagaaaaaattttagagGAAAATGATCAATCTAAGGAGTCACAAGAACTTCGAAAGATGCGTCggaatttaagaaaaatatataaaaatatgaagaaggaaatgaaatatatcaCTACTTTAAAATCGAAATATGttaataagtataaaaagagaaaattttacataaataaatggatTCATTTGAGGGAAAAGATGGAGGATAGAGAAATTCCCACGTACGAAGATGCGGAGGAGGATGCTGAGTTGTTAATAATGGACACACTAAGAAGTGGGTCAAAATGCGCATCAAGAGAAAAGGTTGATGATGAAGGTGGTGAAAATAAAGGAAGGTTACAAGTTAGCACTGCGGAACAGGAAGAGTTAGCGGATGGAGTAAAAACGTTGGAGAAGTGTGCAAACGAATGTGCTGAAAAATATGCTGACAAATGTGTAGGCACTAGTGAAATATACACAGTGCTCGAAATGGATGACCAAGAAAACAGTGAGCTATTATTcctaaaagaacaaaaagtaAGCAActataagagaaaaaaagttACTACTAAAGATAAGAAAATTAACACTATTTTGAGCAATTACACTTTTGTCGAGTtgatgaaaaaagaagaaaggaGTAATAGGAAAGCTTATCACAATATATGCACCTTAATACCAAAGGAGAGCTATCCGTATtaccattatttttatagtaatgTATTACTTCAACACAAGAGTAATAGAAGCAACCGAAGGAATAGACATTTCCCCATTAGGTGTGATGAGGGATGCAAATACATTGCTCCTGAAAAGGCAGTAATTGAGAATGAAACTTACTTATCCTTGTGCAGAAAATTAAAGGAGTGCTTTTATGAGCAGTACTTTTACAAGTGCGATGGAGAGACAAGTGGCGATGGTTGCTGCGGTAGGCACTGCAGTTATGATAATGTCGTCGACGATAATGGTTATTTCAACCATGATGGCAACACGTTGTCCACATACAACAAGTTCTTTCAGAGTAACAAAATGTGCGACATTTTACCTGACCAAGCAAGGAAAACCCATTATTGGAAATACATGAACAAAGAGGATGGTTCATTTTGCATGGTCGAGCATAAAAACGGGGATAGTAAAAGGGATAATGAGAAGTATAATAACAGGTATAGTAACATGTATAATAACGGGGATAACAACGCAGATacgagaaaaaataaataccgGAAGCTTCCTTTCGATTGCTGCTATAAAGTGGACAGAATATTAAGCGGAAAAATAAACTGTTCCTTGTGGGGTTCCGAAACTATATGTGGTGATGGCAAAGATAGTACATcttgtaaaaaagaaaatggtGCAAGAAAGAAGTCTAACATTTCTAATAATAGTTCtctgataaataaaaagtcaAGGACGAGTAAGcgaaataatttattctcAAACAGAGACACGCCTAAGTGTAATTGTAATCGTAGTTGTAGTCGTAATTGTAGGTGTAAGTATAAGTATTATTACCGGGTTTGCCCCGAGGCAGGCGCACATGAACACAACAAtaacaaaattgaaaatgataatagtaacagtatTCTTGCTGGTATTCTCAGTGGTAATAGAAACAAACACACCTACCACAATAGCATGACGATAGGCAACAAAAATGATAGAGAGTGCGATGGAAAGAATGGAACTGAGGTCAGCACGCACAAGAGCTACTACtgttattacaaaaaaatggatGCTAACTGTGTTAATAATAGGaacgataataataatagaactACAAATGTTGACACTGCAGCGAGAGAGAATAAAACAAGTGCAAATATCATCTGTGATGAGCATAAAAGTAGTGtgtctaaaaaaaatatactgaTGAAGGAGGGGGGTGAGAAGGATATCTTTTTAACTAGTGCATGTAATAATGAAAgagttaataattttaaaaaattcttaacATTATGTAGTTtccattttgtaaaaaataagagtacaaaaaatttaaataatatatttgatcATCCGGAAGGGGAAAGAGTACAGTTGAATAATGTTACATATAACAAAGATGCACAAACCCagctaaaaaataaacatggGGAAGATCATcctaacaataataatattattagaaGTAACAATACtagaaataattataacgTTTGCCAAGTGaacaattattataactgTTACAATGTACATCCCTCCTACAGTGTGCACAATGCAAATGATAACTATAatgttcataataatttaataattccaGATAGCTATCTGGGTAATCGGGATAATACTGGATATGAGCATTTTCATAACTTAAATACAAGTATTGCTGAtaaagcaataaaaaaaaaaataaaggtaaaTTCTGAACTAATTATACGAGGAAATTATCCAAATGAGAATATTATTACGGATGAGTGGTCCAAACATATTTCTCATATGAGGGCCCCTTATATACAAAGTAAAGAACCATTCTACAAGGGGTGCAACGAATATACTACAAGTGATGCTTTGTGTCCCTATATTAAAACGTTGAGATATCACAATTCGTTTAATCAATATTTGGATATAGACACACAAAAATTTGATGCAATTAACAGATACTTGCGCgatcattttttatacacTCAAGATgtgtaa
- a CDS encoding thioredoxin-like protein encodes MNNILRLNRQKRIFANSKRNFLHFNCIYNKTENCVTRNKNEKINFDKNIHKLIARSYVNFDNKSISSSKRRKIYLLTLLLTGVFGYGSLIWKEKRNVTNFLNEMKEITDDIFDNMDNIVLFVLDKNKLNEEKKNIQEIKNEIEKLNIKNINFLYTYNEESKEYACYLYKGRRRRNITKQELASNFIEDIFEPFFTPVSEDYEKINEGNNGNFPICVTHDTFEKEIIEDSKKNEIILVLFENTCFLCFLYKPFINTLHKLFKENNIQLKLKKYNIEKNDYAPNMIVCRGTPTFLFYHNGKGNKLDEYKPNDIINKIDQIIKSPKNIKEQMLAKADLIHERMHQFGYLTMWMTESKIIENMLIKRHIKDISSNTDDDTIYNEVLTALIEEDTGRNDLIEDSLSYMKEKINEAEKSCFVVAMMMAKELIDEEKKNMT; translated from the exons atgaataatatactAAGGCTCAACAGACAAAAGCGAATATTTGCAAACAGTAAGAGAAACTTTCTCCATTTTaattgtatttataataaaacagaaaattGTGTTAccagaaataaaaatgaaaaaataaatttcgataaaaatatacataaacttATAGCAAGAAGTTATGTTAACTTCGACAATAAAAGTATATCAAGTAgtaaaaggagaaaaatatacttaCTTACTTTACTTCTTACTGGTGTGTTTGGATATGGCAGTTTAAtatggaaagaaaaaagaaatgtaaCCAATTTCCtaaatgaaatgaaagaaataaCGGATGATATTTTTGATAACATGGACAACATCGTATTGTTTGTGTTagataagaataaattaaatgaagaaaaaaaaaatattcaagaaataaaaaatgaaattgaaaaactcaatataaaaaatatcaatttCCTTTACACATATAATGAAGAAAGCAAGGAGTACGCTTGTTATCTTTATAAAGGAAGGAGAAGAAGAAACATAACAAAACAAGAGCTAGCAAGTAATTTTATCGAAGATATATTTGAACCTTTTTTTACACCTGTTAGTGAagattatgaaaaaattaatgaaggAAATAATGGAAATTTCCCAATTTGTGTAACGCATGACACGTTTGAGAAGGAG ATCATTGAGGACTCaaagaaaaacgaaataatcttggttttatttgaaaatacgTGCTTCTTATGCTTTTTGTACAAGCCTTTTATAAACactttacataaattattcaaGGAGAACAAc ATTCAACTAAAGCtgaagaaatataatatagagAAAAATGATTATGCTCCAAATATGATTGTTTGTAGGGGAACCccaacatttttattttatcacaA TGGAAAGGGAAATAAGCTGGATGAATATAAGCCTAATGACATCATCAACAAAATCGATCAA ATTATTAAATCGcctaaaaatattaaagaacAAATGCTAGCTAAGGCAGATTTAATCCATGAAAGAATGCATCAATTTGGATATTTGACCATGTG GATGACAGAGTccaaaattatagaaaatatgCTCATAAAAAGGCACATAAAGGATATATCAAGT aacACCGATGATGATACCATTTATAATGAAGTATTAACGGCTCTTATAGAAGAAGACACAGGAAGAAATGATTTAATTGAGGACAGCTTAAGTTACatgaaagagaaaataaatgaagCGGAGAAGAGTTGTTTTGTAGTAGCTATG ATGATGGCTAAAGAATTAAttgatgaagaaaaaaaaaatatgacatGA